Proteins found in one Pagrus major chromosome 20, Pma_NU_1.0 genomic segment:
- the dhrs7cb gene encoding dehydrogenase/reductase (SDR family) member 7Cb isoform X2, whose protein sequence is MSLSSAMVLPLLIVVAAGVYYIYNEVMQFMSKSLVRNKVVVITDAVSGVGTECAHLFHKGGARLILCGTSWDKLESLYDSLTNGADPRETFAPKLVIVDFSDMPSMEEVVAEVVECYGCVDVLICNSSMKLKAPVQSVSLEVDRNIMDINYFGPSTLAKGVLPTMISRRSGHIVLVNSIQGRLAVPFRSSYAASKHAAQAFFDCLRAEVEEYGIVVSTISHTFINASEPPPVEEAGPKPNSLSAFIAKQMTHGVRPSVLADEILQTVNRKRTEVMLAHPIPRVALYLRSLIPSFLFAVLGAGVKDSVLAEQMQ, encoded by the exons ATGTCGCTGTCCTCGGCGATGGTGTTGCCCCTGCTCATAGTCGTGGCAGCAGGGGTGTATTACATCTACAATGAGGTCATGCAGTTCATGTCCAAGTCCTTAGTGCGAAACAAAGTGGTGGTGATCACTGATGCTGTGTCCGGAGTGGGAACTG aGTGTGCGCATCTCTTCCATAAGGGCGGTGCCAGACTGATCCTGTGTGGGACGAGCTGGGATAAGCTGGAGTCTCTGTATGACTCTCTGACTAATGGCGCTGACCCCAGAGAG ACGTTTGCCCCAAAGCTGGTGATCGTGGACTTCAGTGATATGCCCAGcatggaggaggtggtggcTGAGGTGGTGGAGTGTTACGGCTGTGTGGATGTGTTGATCTGTAACAGCAGCATGAAGCTGAAGGCCCCGGTGCAGAGTGTCTCCCTGGAAGTGGACAGAAACATCATGGACATCAACTACTTCGGCCCCAGCACTCTGGCCAAAG GTGTTCTTCCAACAATGATTTCAAGAAGATCAGGGCACATTGTGCTGGTCAACAGCATCCAGGGAAGACTGGCTGTCCCATTCAGAAGTTCAT atGCTGCCTCTAAGCACGCAGCACAGGCCTTCTTTGACTGCCTGCGGGCTGAAGTGGAGGAGTATGGGATAGTTGTGAGCACCATCAGTCATACCTTCATCAACGCCTCCGAGCCGCCGCCTGTGGAGGAGGCCGGCCCTAAACCAAACTCCCTGTCTGCAT TTATCGCCAAGCAGATGACCCATGGTGTGCGGCCCTCAGTCCTGGCCGATGAGATTTTGCAAACGGTGAACAGGAAGAGGACGGAGGTCATGCTGGCCCACCCCATCCCCAGAGTGGCCCTGTACCTCCGCTCCCTcatcccctccttcctctttgcTGTGCTGGGCGCTGGAGTGAAGGACTCAGTCCTGGCTGAGCAGATGCAGTAG
- the dhrs7cb gene encoding dehydrogenase/reductase (SDR family) member 7Cb isoform X1 produces the protein MTMSGGNTLAGSSLDFTVVVFLSPDRARLANYCCFHSLCLAKLTVSKKTNQFISQNVKQFSLNQIAMIFSLCPECAHLFHKGGARLILCGTSWDKLESLYDSLTNGADPRETFAPKLVIVDFSDMPSMEEVVAEVVECYGCVDVLICNSSMKLKAPVQSVSLEVDRNIMDINYFGPSTLAKGVLPTMISRRSGHIVLVNSIQGRLAVPFRSSYAASKHAAQAFFDCLRAEVEEYGIVVSTISHTFINASEPPPVEEAGPKPNSLSAFIAKQMTHGVRPSVLADEILQTVNRKRTEVMLAHPIPRVALYLRSLIPSFLFAVLGAGVKDSVLAEQMQ, from the exons ATGACGATGAGTGGAGGGAATACGTTGGCTGGAAGCAGTCTTGATTTCACGGTTGTTGTTTTTCTATCtccagacagagccaggctagctaaTTACTGctgttttcactctttatgtttagctaagctaactgtcagcaagaaaacaaatcagtttatttcacaaaatgtcaaacaattttctttaaatcaaatagcaatgattttttctctctgtccagaGTGTGCGCATCTCTTCCATAAGGGCGGTGCCAGACTGATCCTGTGTGGGACGAGCTGGGATAAGCTGGAGTCTCTGTATGACTCTCTGACTAATGGCGCTGACCCCAGAGAG ACGTTTGCCCCAAAGCTGGTGATCGTGGACTTCAGTGATATGCCCAGcatggaggaggtggtggcTGAGGTGGTGGAGTGTTACGGCTGTGTGGATGTGTTGATCTGTAACAGCAGCATGAAGCTGAAGGCCCCGGTGCAGAGTGTCTCCCTGGAAGTGGACAGAAACATCATGGACATCAACTACTTCGGCCCCAGCACTCTGGCCAAAG GTGTTCTTCCAACAATGATTTCAAGAAGATCAGGGCACATTGTGCTGGTCAACAGCATCCAGGGAAGACTGGCTGTCCCATTCAGAAGTTCAT atGCTGCCTCTAAGCACGCAGCACAGGCCTTCTTTGACTGCCTGCGGGCTGAAGTGGAGGAGTATGGGATAGTTGTGAGCACCATCAGTCATACCTTCATCAACGCCTCCGAGCCGCCGCCTGTGGAGGAGGCCGGCCCTAAACCAAACTCCCTGTCTGCAT TTATCGCCAAGCAGATGACCCATGGTGTGCGGCCCTCAGTCCTGGCCGATGAGATTTTGCAAACGGTGAACAGGAAGAGGACGGAGGTCATGCTGGCCCACCCCATCCCCAGAGTGGCCCTGTACCTCCGCTCCCTcatcccctccttcctctttgcTGTGCTGGGCGCTGGAGTGAAGGACTCAGTCCTGGCTGAGCAGATGCAGTAG